Part of the Desulfolutivibrio sulfoxidireducens genome is shown below.
AGGCGGGCGGCGGCGTCCCTGGCCACGGCCAGGAAGCGGGGGTCGCGGGGGTCTCCGGCGAGCATGAGGTCTTCGGAGACTGTGGCGCCGAGGATTTGCATGTCCGGGTCCTGGAGGACCAGGCGCACGGCGCGGCGGATGCGGTCCTCGTGGCCCGGGGAGCGCAGTTCGCCGACGCGGACGTCTCCGGCGTCCGGGGTCAGGATGCCGGCCAGGAGGCCCAGCAGGGTGGATTTTCCCGCGCCGTTCGGCCCGGCCAGAATGGCCAGCGAGCCCGGGGCGACGTGGCCGGTTGCGCCGCGCAGCACGGGGTGGTTTTTTTCGTGGGCGAAGGTGAGGTCGGTGAACGCGATCACGCCGGGAGCAGCCTTTTGTGGCGCAGGTGGCGGTAGCAGGCGATGGCCAGGGTCATCTTGATGAGATCCGAGGGGATAAACGGCACGAAGCCGACCATGGCCGCCTTGGCCAGGTCGGTGTTCATGACCGAGGCCAGGCGCAGGACGCCGGGGGTGAAAAGGACCAGGGTTCCGATAAGGCCGAAACCGATGCCCCGAAGCCAGGGCAGTTCGCCGGGCAGGCCGTCTTGCGGACGGCGGGGGGCCAGTCCGTAGACCGCGGCCTGGAACACGAAGCCCAGGAGGAATCCGCCGGTCGGGCCAAGGAGGTGGGCGAAGCCGGAGGAGCCCTTGGAGAAGACGGGCAGGCCAAGCAGTCCGGCGGCGATGTAGAGAAGCACGGCCACGGGGCCGCGCACGGGCCCCAGGATCAGGCCGCAGAGCATGATGAAGAAGGTTTGCAGGGAAAAGGGCACGGGGCCGATGGGAAACTGGATGTGCGCGCCCACGGCCGTCAGCGCGGCCAGAAGGGCGGTCCATACGAGGCGGTTTATGGAGGCGACGGAGGCGCTGGGCATGGCGGGTCCTTGGGTGCGCGGCTGGTGTGGCCCGGCGGTACGGGCGGACCGGGCCTTACGCGGGCGGTTTGGGTCGGATGCCTTGGTATGTCGGCCCGGTTGGGGTGGACGCCACCCGGGGATCGTGCGCGGCGGACCGGTCAGGCCCGGGGGCCGGCTTTCGCCCACGCGCGGGGAGAGCCCGGACCGAGAGGCGCGTTCGGCCCGCGACCGGGGATTACGCGCCCACCCGGAAGGGATTGAAGTCCGTGTGGCGGTCGTAGTAGTCCTCGCTCTCGGAACGCTTGAGAAAGCCCACCACGGCGTAGGTGGCCGGGGTGAAGGCGATCTCCACCAGGGTCTTGAAGACGAAGTTGGAGACGACAAGCGTGCCCAAAAGGCTCAGGGGCAAAACCCCGGCGAAGGCCACGGCCACGAAGATCACGGTGTCCACGATCTGGCCGATCAGGGTGGAGCCGATGGTCCGGGTCCACAGGAAACGGCCCTCGGTGACGATCTTCATCTTGGCCAGGACGAAGGAATTGACGAATTCGCCGCAGAAATAGGCGGTCAGGCTGGCCAGGACGATACGCGGGGTCATTCCCAGGATGGCGTCGTAGGCCTCCTGGTGGGGCCATTCGGCGGCCGGGGGCAGCGCGCCCACGAACATGAACACGGTGGACATGAGCAGGGAGGCCGCGAACCCCATCCAGATGACCCGGCGGGAGCGGGAATAGCCGTAGACTTCGGTCAGGATGTCGCCGAAGATGTAGCTTAGGGGGAAGAGAATGGTGCCGCCGTCGAAGGTGAACGGCCCCAGGTCCAGGATTTTGGACGAGGCCACGTTGGAAATGAGAAGGACGCTGACGAACAGGGCGGTGATGGCGTCCAGGTGTTTGTAGTGCCGCATGAAATCCTCGCGAAAACGTCGTTGATCTGGAAGCGGGTTTTGATAAAAGATTTGGACGAGGATGACAAGCCGGTTCAAATGGCGCGAATTGGCCGCGTTTGCGGCGGGAGGTACCATGAAGCTTCTGGACGGAAAAAAGGCCCTGGTCTTCGGCGTGGTCAACGAGCGCAGCATCGCCTACGGCATCGCCAAGTGCTTCGTGGAGCACGGGGCCAGACTGGGCCTGAGCTACGCGGCCGAGCCGATTTTGAAACGCATCGCGCCCATCGCGGCCGAGCTTTCGGCGGACTTCGTCATGCCCTGCAACGTGTCCAGCGACGAGGAGATCGCCCGGGCGGCCGCGTTCGTGAAGGAGACATGGGGAACGGTGGACATCCTGGTCCATTCCATCGCCTTTGCCCGGCGCGAGGACCTTTCGGGCCGGTTCATCGACACCAGCCGGGAGGGGTTTTCCATTGCGCTCGACGTCTCGGCCTATTCCCTGGTGGCCCTGTGCCGGGCCTTCGAGGGCCAGTTCTCGCCCGGGGCCTCGGTCATCACCTTAAGCTATTACGGCGCGGGCAAGGTGGTGGCCAACTACAACGCCATGGGCGTGGCCAAGTCCGCCCTTGAGGCCAGCGTGCGCTATCTGGCCGTGGATCTGGGGGCGCGGGGCGTTCGGGTCAACGCCATCTCGGCCGGCCCGGTCAAGACCATGGCCGCCTCGGCCATCAGCGGATTCAAGACCATTTTGGAGCGCATCGAGGAGAAGTCGCCGCTGCGGCGCAACATCACCATCGAGGACGTGGGCAAATGCGCCTTGTACCTGGCGTCTGATCTTTCGTCGGGCACCACGGGCGACGTGGTGTTCGTGGATTCGGGCTACAACATCATGGGGGTGTAGGGTGGCGGACGACGTCGGGACGCGCCGGTCTCCGGTCGCGCCAAACGCGCCAGACGCGCCAGTCCCGCGGGCCGCGCCGGAAACGGCAGTCGAGCCCGACATGCCGGATGCGCCCGGCACGCCGGACACGCCGGGGCTCCCCACGGACCGGGCGACCATCGCGGCCCGGGTGGCGGCCTGCGGCCTGGACTGCGGGCGGTGCCTGAGCCATCCGGCAAGCCCGATAAGCCGCCTGTCCCGGGAGCTTCTGGCGGAACTGGGGAATTTCGGGGCCAGGGCGGCGTTTTTCGCGCACATGGACCCGGTTTTCAACGACTATGCGGCCTTTGAGGCGGTGGCGAAACGGTTCGCCGGGGCCGACTGCGAGGGCTGCCGGTCCGGGCGGTGTCTCTTGGGGAACTGCGCCGTGCGGAAGTGCGTCACTACGCGCGGCGTGGATTTCTGCTTCGAGTGTCCGGAGTTTCCCTGCGACCGCACCGGGTTTCCCGAGATGCTGCATGCGAGGTGGCTGGCGAATAACCAGAGGATGCGGGAGATGGGGCTTGCGGCGTATGTGGAGTGGATGGCGGCGCAGGCGAGGTATTGACCCATGAATGCTTATTAGGTATTATTTTATAAAATTTCTTAAATAACAGGCAAGCGAAGGATTACCAGATGGATCCAATCATCGAAGCCGAATACAATCGTTGGAAAAATATCATCGGCTTAGCTGATCCATATACCGGGAGACAAACGATTGGTATCCATGAGGTACTACAAGCTCATTTTTTACTAGTTGATTTTTTCTATCGAACAGGTGAAGGATTAGGTGGAGTTGGCCCGAAAGATACAAATTTGCTGTATTCTGCTTTAGGTCGACAATTTGTACAGTTTGGAGGAAAGCCAAAATGGATAAACAGAATTGATATTTGTGCAACTTTAATGTATGGCCTGATCAAGAATCATCCATTTCATGACGCGAACAAAAGAACAGCATTTCTGACATCAATTTTACATCTACAAAAAATCGGCAGGACACCATCTGTTAGCCAAGTCGAATTTGAAAATTTCACTGTCGCCATATCAGACAACAAACTTTGCATTTATAGATGGTATGATTCAATCGACGCACCATCTCCAGACAAAGAGATTTTGACTATCGCATCGTTTTTAAAGAAAAACACAAGGGAAGTCGACTTAAGATCAAAATTGATAACATACAATGAACTCAATACCATTCTTAAATCTCGTGGATTAGGACTCGCTAACCCGAATGGGAACAGAATTGATTTAATGCGATATATCGATAGTGATGGTGAAACAGTCCTGGCCGTCCCAAAAAGGGTTGCACATATCGGATTTCACGGCTGGACAAGACAGGTTAGCAGCAAGGATATTAACATTGTTAGAGAAGCTTCAAAACTTGATGCACGGCACGGATTTGATTCTGGATCCTTTTATAAAGGCCTGGAAGATCCATTGAGCTTGATTCGAAAATACAGAGAGCCCCTTGAAAGGTTGGCTTTCAGATAGTCAATTCGTCTACTACAGAAACACCCGGTAATCCACGCTAAACACCCCGGCCAGGCGCTTGGCCGTCTCCTTGCCGATGGGGCGGCGGCCGTTCTCCATGTCCGAGACGTGGCGGCGCGGGATGCCCGCCCGGTCGGCCAGGGTCATCTGGCTCAGGCCGTCACGGTGCCGGAAACCCTGGAGCACACGTCCCGGCGCATGTTCCGGGAACACCCGTTTCCAGCCTATCGTGTCGCCGGTGACGTTTTCGCTGGAACGTCGCAACACATCCATCTCCTCACCCTCCGCCCACGGCGGGAAAAATCCCCACCCGGCTGCCGTCGTGAAGCACCGCGTCCAGGGCCGCCGCGACCCCGCCCACAAACACGATCTTGACCTCGGCGGCCGGGATGCCAAGGACCGCCAGCAGGTCCGAAACCGTGACCCCGTCCGGGACCTCGAAGCTGTCCGCGCCCGGTGGCGTATGTTTCGCCAATGTGGCGAAGCATTTGACCGAGATATGCATGCCTGACCTCCTATCCAATGCGCGATCAAAAGAAAAGCGGCCGGGAACCTCCCTGTGAGAGATTCCCGGCCGCCGGTTGCGGCGTCATCAGGGGCTCGGATCACGGGCTTCTTCTGTTGGCCGCCCGCCTCCAGGCAGGGCCATGGCCGGGTCAGGCCCGCCCGCCGCTACGTCCCCGTCCTCGCGTCCTCGAAATCCGGGCTCCGAATTCGAGAGGAACCGTTCACAGGCGACGCTAGGACACCTTTGCGGCCTGCAACTCCTCCGGGGTGAAGTCCCACGTGGTGTTGTGCGGGGACACCGGCTCAAAGAAAAACTCCGGCAACTGGTCGTGTTCCTTGGTGAACCCGGCCTTGGCGTTGAAGGCCAGTTCGTCTTTTAAGGTGTTCACCCCAAGGGCCAGAAAGTCCTCGGGCGCGAACTTCACGCCGGTCACGGCCGCGATCTGGTCGCACATGACCTGCACCGCGTCAGCCGTGTCCAGCACCGCAAAGGCCACGAACAGGCAAAAACCCACCGCGTCGATGGCCGCCGTGGCGATCTGCAGGTTCTTCGACAACTCCAACTGGCCGGCATTGGACAACGGATTCACGTCGCCGCCGCACTTCAGGATGTTCTGGCACACGGCGTAGCCAGCCGTGTGGTCCGCGCCCATGGGAGTTGTGGCGTAGGTCACGCCCACGCCCTTGACCGCGCGCGGATCGTAGGCCGGCAGGGCCTGGCCCTTGACCTCGGCCACCCGGGTGACCCCGAAGGCCTGGCCGGCGAATTTGGCCCCGTTGCCCATGATCCGGCCAAGCGAATCGGACGGGTCGCCCACCCGGCGCAACAGCGCAAGCGCCGCCTTGCTGTCGCCCCAGGGGATGATCCCGCCGTCCATGGCCACGGCCACGGCGTTGCCCATGTCGATGGTGTCCAGGCCCAGGTCGTCGCAGGCGTGGTCCATGCGGGCGATGTCGTCGATATCGTCGATCAGGCAGTTGGCCCCGAACGCCCACACTGTCTCGTATTCCAGGCCCGAGGACAGGTAGCCGCCCGCCTCGTCCACGAAGGTCTGGGAGCACTGGATGACGCAGCCGGGATGACAGCCCTCCTTGGGCTTGCCGCCCCGGGCGTTCATGAGCTCCACCATCTTCTCGCCGCTGATGTCGGCGGCATGCTCGAAGCGGCCGAAGCGGAAGTTCTTGGTGGGCAGGGCCCCGGCCTCGTTGATGATGTTGACCAGGATGGATGTGCCGAACCCGGGCAGGCCCTGGCCGGTCACCGGATGCTTGGCCAATATCTCCACCCAGCGCTTGTTGGCCGCCTTGAAGGCCTCCTTGTCGGCCACGGGCACGCCGGGGGCGTCGGTGTCGTTCACCACCACGGCCTTGATTTTTTTCGAACCCATGACCGCGCCAAGCCCGCCGCGCCCGGCGGCCCGGGCCGGCCGGCCCTTGGGATCGGTGAACTGCACCGAGGCGGCCATGCGGCAGGTCTCCCCGGCCGGCCCGATGAGCATGATCGCGGCCCGGGAGCCGTATTTGGCCAGAAGCTTTTCCGAGGCGGCGTAGGTGCCCAGCCCGGCCAGTTCCGGGGCCTCCACGATGCTCACGCCGCCGGCCGTGACCACGACCACCACGGGCGCGGCGTCGTCCGCGGGCTTGTCCTCGAAGACCATGGCCTGGATGCCGAGTTTGGCCATTTTCTGGGCGAAAAGCCCCCCGGAGTTGCTCTCCTTGATGCCCCCGGTCAGGGGCGACTTGGCCCCAAGCGAGATGCGGCCCGAGTTGGCGGCGGCGGTGCCGGTGAGGATGCCGCCGGCGGCCACCAGCTTGTTGGCCGCGCCCAGGGGATGGCACAGGGCCGGGACCTCGTTGAGCACGAGACGCGAGGTCAGGGCCCGGCCTCCCAGGCCCGCGTAGGCGCCCATGTCCTCGAAGGCGGACGTGCGGTTCTTGGTGTCGATGCGAAGCAGTCTGGCCATGCGTGTTCCTCCTTGCCTCCAGGCGCATTTGCAGCGCATGGTGTTCGTATGGTGTGCAGTGATGAGGGCTTATTCTTCTATGTCACATTCGACATAAGTCAATATTGATACATTTCAATGTTGACATAATGCGAATGACATGTATTGCTTTTAGCATGGTATCTTTGGAAGCAAAAGAGGTTTTCAAGGGCATTTTTTGGAGGGATAGTGGATATGAAGGATATGAAAGAGTCACCACGGATAGATATGGTCCTTGATGAACAGGGCTTTCGGCGTGTTGCGAGCCTCTTTGCCGGCGGGGTCCAGGTGGCCGCTCCGGTGGGATGCGACCTGGACACGTTTTTTTGCCGGTGTCTGGGCCTTGACCCGGACTATGCCGCCACGAGGGTGCGCACCGTGTTCTTAAACGGCCGGCCCGTGGACGACACCTCCCGGGCCGTGCTCGCGCCCGGCGACGAGGTGGCCTTGTCCACGGCCATGCCCGGGCTGGTGGGCATCTGCATGCGTCGGGACAGCCCCATCAAGTCCTTCCGCCGCGACATCTCCCACGATCCGGCGGCCGGGAGCTCCCCACGGACCGGGGCGGACGGCGGCGGGACCGGCCTGGTCACGGTGAAGCTTTTCAACTTCATCGCCCTGGAGGCGGGACCACTGCTTCTGGCCAGGGGCGTGTACCTGTCCGGGGAGAGACTGGCCCGGGCCGTGGCCGGGGGCCCTGGCGTTCTTTCCGTGACCGTGGATGGAAGGGAGTGCGATGCGCAAAAGCTATGCGGCGAGGCGCGACAGGCTGGAGAAAAGGTGTTTTTCCTGCGCGCGACAGAGGAAAAAAAGGGGGGCAAGACGGGCGGGGCCGAGTGAGGGCTCCGATTTCCGGCCCGGAGACTTGCCGGGGCGGGCGGTTTGGGCCATAATCGGCGCCAGGAGGGAACAGGCGCATGCCCGACTATCCCATCATCCTCGGTGTCTATTCCCTGGCCATGCAGAGCGGCATCGGCATGGGCGACACGTTCGGAAAACATCAGTCCACGACCTATTGGTACGCCCGCCAACTGGACGCGGATCGTTTCGAAGTGCAGCCCCTAAACGTCTACCATGTGCCGTCCGGAGTGAAAAAGGAGCTTTCGGCCGGGGAGTTTCTGACCCAATATGCACCCGAGCCGGGCTACTACAAGGCCAATACCGTTCCGGCGCTCCGGAGCCTGGCCGCAAAGATCGAGAAGGGCGAGGCCTTTTTTTCCATGGGCAACCTGGACGAGGCCGAAAAGCAGTTCGTCAAGGCGCTGATGATCGATGACGTAAACATCAAGGCCAACTACGGTCTGGGACAGGTGGCCTCGGAAAAAAAAGACTATGCGCGCCTGAAGAAGGTGTTGGTCACCCTGCTGCACCTGGACGAGGCCTTCGCCCATGAATATCGAGGACATTTCAACAGCTTCGGCATCACCCTGCGCAAGAACAAGAACTACGACGAGGCGTTGACGTTCTATGGGCGGGCCCTGGAACTCGACGCCATGGACGAGAACGTGCATTTCAACATGGCCCGGGCCTATTTTGAAAAAAAGGCCACGGACGACTGCCTGAGCCACCTGAACATCGCCCTGGCCATCAATCCGGGCTTTATCGAGGCCCGCAAGTTCCTGGACTACGCCATGAGGCGCATGGGCGATCCGGCGTCGTAGTCCGGCGCGTCCGCGTTCCCCGGCCGGAATGGCGGCCTTCGGTCCGTTTCCGGTTCCCGTGCTTCCCGCAACGGCCAGGTGGATATTTTTGACTTCGCGACGTGACGGTTCCACGCGCCGGAACGAGGCGTTCGGACATGTGATGGTTCTGGTCGATTGACATTTTTGGGTGGATAGTGTTTCTCTGTCTCTCATGAAAATCACCTACATTCTCCTCTTCCTGTCGGCCCTGGGCATACTGTTTGGCGTCAAACCTTGTCTGGCTGGAGACAGTCAGCTCAAACCCCTGATGTTGGCGACCACCACGTCCACGGCCGAGACGGGCCTTCTGGACAAGATCGTGGACCTTTTCGCCAAGGAGAAGGGCATCGAACTGAAGTATGTGGCTGTCGGCACCGGGAAGGCTCTGGAAATCGCCAAGAACTGCGACGCCGACGTGGTTCTGGTGCATGCCCCGGACGCGGAGAAGGCCTTTGTGGCCGCCGGGAACGGTCTGGACCGCAAGGAGGTCATGTACAACGACTTCGTGCTGGTGGGGCCGAAAAACGATCCGGCCAAGACCGCGGGCAAGGATATTCGCGCCGCCCTGACCCGCATCCATGGCGACAAGGTTCTCTTTGTCAGCCGGGGCGACAACTCCGGCACGCACATGCTGGAAAAAAAGCTGCTCAAGGAACTCAAAATCGAGCCCGCCGCCTCCGAGACCTACCTGGAGAGCGGCCAGGGCATGTCCGCCACGGTGCGCATGGCCGCTGAAAAGGGCGGCTACACGTTGTGCGACCGGGCGTCCTGGAAATTTTTCTCCGCCAACCAGGGGGATAAGAATCCTCTGACCATCCTGGTGGAGGGCGACCCGGCCCTGCTGAACCGCTACAGCGTGATGCGCGTCAATCCGGAGAAATGCGCCAAGACCGATCCGGCCACGGCAAAGGTCTTCCTGGATTGGTGGTTCACCCCGCAGGCCAAGGAGATGATCAGCGGCCACACCAAAAACGGCTCCACCCTGTACGTCTACGGCCCCGCGCCGCAGTAGGCCTCGTCCGGGGTAGCCCGCCGGGAAAACCGGGAATCCGCCGCCGCGCCCGGGTCCGTGAGGATCCGGGCGGCGGCTTTTTTGTCGTCCAGGGGCCGGGGCGGGGGACACGGCCCGCGCCGAAACGCCGCACGGCCGGCCGGGGACACGGCCCGGGTCGAAACGCCGTAGGGCCGCATGTCCGGCCGGGCTTCAGGATCAGGCGAAGACGCTCAAGGTCTGTCCGGCTTGGGCCGCGAAGTCGGAAAAGAGGTCCGGCAGGCGCTGCGGGGCGATCCCCACGCGCTCCCAGGCCGCTGGTTCGAAGGGCGGCAGGACGTAGAGGTTCCCCGAGGCGATCTCCATGGCGTTGGCAAACAGGTCGGCCATGTGGATGACGGCCGCCTGGCGCGGATTCTCGGCCTCAAGTGGGTCATGGTGGTGATTTATGGCGTCGCACATGCCGGCTGGAAAACTCCAGTGCCGCAACAGGGGATGGCTGACGTCCGTGTGAATGTAGGCGAACGTGGCGCGTTCGGCCTCGACCATGGGCACCCGGTTCTCCCGGGCGTAGAGCAGGGCGTCGGTGGAGGCGTAGGGCATCTTCTTGAACAGGATCAGCCGGCCCACGTCGTGCAAAAGACCCTCCACGAAATAGCGTTCGGCATTGTTCACCCCGGCCACCGAGGCCAGAAGCTTGGCCAGAAGCCCGCAGGACACGGCGTGCCGCCAAAAGGAGCGCATGTCCACCAGTTCGTGGGGGATTCCCTTGAAATAATTGATGGCCGTCACCCCCAGGGCCAGCGTGGTGATCTGTTCCATGCCGATCAGGGCCACGGCCCGCTCGATGGTCTCCACGGTCCCGGAAAAGTTGTAGAAGGGGCTGTTGGCCAGCCGTAGAAGCTTGGCCGAAAGGTTCACGTCGCGACCGATAAGGCCCGTGATCCGGGTCACCGAGGAGCGGGGGGAGTCCATCTCCTCCTTGAGCCGGAAATAGACGTCCGGAAACGAGGCCAACTCCGTCTCGTGGGCCGCGAGCCTGGCCGGGGCCGCGATCTCCATGGGCATGACGTCGGAGAGGTGCTCCACGTTGATCGCCCGCCTCTCGTCCAGGGACGGCAGGACCTTGCCCTGGGCCAGGTCCTGGGCCACGGCCCCGGCCACGTGTCGGAAAAGGGCCAGGATCACCGGGTGGTCCGGGTCGAGGAAGGCGAAGAAATCCCGGGTGTATTCGGCGGCCTCCTCGAGTCGGGAGGCGTCCGCGGCCGGGTCCTCGATCTCGATCGCCTCCAGGCCCAGGCCCGCCAGCAGCTTGAGATGCCAGGGCTCCATCTTCTGGCCGGCGGGGAGGATGATCCGGCCATCGGGGCTTTGTATGTCCGAGGCCGCGATCATTCCCGGCTTTATGGCGTCGATGGCTATGCGTGACATGGCTGCTCCGCCTTGATCCTAGATTTTTTGGTAGGCCACGGCCCCGGAAATGAACTTCGGGCGAAACGCCGAACTGATCTTGTGCAGGGTTTCCGAGTGTCCAAGCACCAAAAATCCCCCGGGCGCAAGGTTTTCGTAAAACGACCCCACCACCTTTTTTTTCATGGCGTCGTCGAAATAGATGATCACGTTGCGGCAAAACACCACATGGGATTTCGGAATACGTTTCACGGCCAGGACGTCGTTCAAATTGAGCACCGAAAACGAGGTCAGGGCGGCCACCGCCGGGGTGACCTTGAGCCCGTCCTTGACGGTCGTGAAATATTTTCTTTTGATGTTTTCCGGAGTGGTCTTGAAGGAATATTCCGAATAGACGCCGGACTTGGCCTTGGCGACCATGGCCGGGGACAGGTCGCAGCCCGTGATCTGGATCTTCCAGCGCTTGAGGTCCAGCCCCAGTTCCTCGTGCAGCATGATCGAGAGGGTATAGGGCTCCTCGCCAGAGGAACAGCCCGCCGACCAGATGTTGATCTCCAGGCGGTTGGCCTTGCGCTGCTCGGCGAGAAGCGGCAACAGGATATGGGTCTTGAATCCGTCGAGCTGCTTGGTGTCCCGGTACAGGCTGGTTTCGTTGGTGGTCACCAGTTCGAAGACGATCTGCATCTCGCGGTCCCGGCCCGGGGCGTGGCGCAAAAGCTGCAAATAATCGCCGAAGTTCTTCAAGCCAAGCTCGTTTAAACGTTTGCCGAAGCGGTTCTCAAACAAATATTTGCGCTTTTCGTCGACCCAGATGCCGCATTTTGCGTAAATGAAATCCCGAAGTTCCCGGAATTCCTCATCGGTGATGGCTGCGGTGCGCCGCAGAAGAAGGGGGCTTGTGGAGGAAAGGGATATGCTCATGTGTGGTGAAGAGCTCAATTT
Proteins encoded:
- a CDS encoding biotin transporter BioY, coding for MPSASVASINRLVWTALLAALTAVGAHIQFPIGPVPFSLQTFFIMLCGLILGPVRGPVAVLLYIAAGLLGLPVFSKGSSGFAHLLGPTGGFLLGFVFQAAVYGLAPRRPQDGLPGELPWLRGIGFGLIGTLVLFTPGVLRLASVMNTDLAKAAMVGFVPFIPSDLIKMTLAIACYRHLRHKRLLPA
- a CDS encoding queuosine precursor transporter is translated as MRHYKHLDAITALFVSVLLISNVASSKILDLGPFTFDGGTILFPLSYIFGDILTEVYGYSRSRRVIWMGFAASLLMSTVFMFVGALPPAAEWPHQEAYDAILGMTPRIVLASLTAYFCGEFVNSFVLAKMKIVTEGRFLWTRTIGSTLIGQIVDTVIFVAVAFAGVLPLSLLGTLVVSNFVFKTLVEIAFTPATYAVVGFLKRSESEDYYDRHTDFNPFRVGA
- a CDS encoding enoyl-ACP reductase FabI — encoded protein: MKLLDGKKALVFGVVNERSIAYGIAKCFVEHGARLGLSYAAEPILKRIAPIAAELSADFVMPCNVSSDEEIARAAAFVKETWGTVDILVHSIAFARREDLSGRFIDTSREGFSIALDVSAYSLVALCRAFEGQFSPGASVITLSYYGAGKVVANYNAMGVAKSALEASVRYLAVDLGARGVRVNAISAGPVKTMAASAISGFKTILERIEEKSPLRRNITIEDVGKCALYLASDLSSGTTGDVVFVDSGYNIMGV
- a CDS encoding DUF3795 domain-containing protein → MPDAPGTPDTPGLPTDRATIAARVAACGLDCGRCLSHPASPISRLSRELLAELGNFGARAAFFAHMDPVFNDYAAFEAVAKRFAGADCEGCRSGRCLLGNCAVRKCVTTRGVDFCFECPEFPCDRTGFPEMLHARWLANNQRMREMGLAAYVEWMAAQARY
- a CDS encoding type II toxin-antitoxin system death-on-curing family toxin encodes the protein MDPIIEAEYNRWKNIIGLADPYTGRQTIGIHEVLQAHFLLVDFFYRTGEGLGGVGPKDTNLLYSALGRQFVQFGGKPKWINRIDICATLMYGLIKNHPFHDANKRTAFLTSILHLQKIGRTPSVSQVEFENFTVAISDNKLCIYRWYDSIDAPSPDKEILTIASFLKKNTREVDLRSKLITYNELNTILKSRGLGLANPNGNRIDLMRYIDSDGETVLAVPKRVAHIGFHGWTRQVSSKDINIVREASKLDARHGFDSGSFYKGLEDPLSLIRKYREPLERLAFR
- a CDS encoding helix-turn-helix domain-containing protein, with the protein product MLRRSSENVTGDTIGWKRVFPEHAPGRVLQGFRHRDGLSQMTLADRAGIPRRHVSDMENGRRPIGKETAKRLAGVFSVDYRVFL
- a CDS encoding MoaD/ThiS family protein, translated to MHISVKCFATLAKHTPPGADSFEVPDGVTVSDLLAVLGIPAAEVKIVFVGGVAAALDAVLHDGSRVGIFPAVGGG
- a CDS encoding aldehyde ferredoxin oxidoreductase family protein, whose product is MARLLRIDTKNRTSAFEDMGAYAGLGGRALTSRLVLNEVPALCHPLGAANKLVAAGGILTGTAAANSGRISLGAKSPLTGGIKESNSGGLFAQKMAKLGIQAMVFEDKPADDAAPVVVVVTAGGVSIVEAPELAGLGTYAASEKLLAKYGSRAAIMLIGPAGETCRMAASVQFTDPKGRPARAAGRGGLGAVMGSKKIKAVVVNDTDAPGVPVADKEAFKAANKRWVEILAKHPVTGQGLPGFGTSILVNIINEAGALPTKNFRFGRFEHAADISGEKMVELMNARGGKPKEGCHPGCVIQCSQTFVDEAGGYLSSGLEYETVWAFGANCLIDDIDDIARMDHACDDLGLDTIDMGNAVAVAMDGGIIPWGDSKAALALLRRVGDPSDSLGRIMGNGAKFAGQAFGVTRVAEVKGQALPAYDPRAVKGVGVTYATTPMGADHTAGYAVCQNILKCGGDVNPLSNAGQLELSKNLQIATAAIDAVGFCLFVAFAVLDTADAVQVMCDQIAAVTGVKFAPEDFLALGVNTLKDELAFNAKAGFTKEHDQLPEFFFEPVSPHNTTWDFTPEELQAAKVS
- a CDS encoding tetratricopeptide repeat protein translates to MPDYPIILGVYSLAMQSGIGMGDTFGKHQSTTYWYARQLDADRFEVQPLNVYHVPSGVKKELSAGEFLTQYAPEPGYYKANTVPALRSLAAKIEKGEAFFSMGNLDEAEKQFVKALMIDDVNIKANYGLGQVASEKKDYARLKKVLVTLLHLDEAFAHEYRGHFNSFGITLRKNKNYDEALTFYGRALELDAMDENVHFNMARAYFEKKATDDCLSHLNIALAINPGFIEARKFLDYAMRRMGDPAS
- a CDS encoding substrate-binding domain-containing protein encodes the protein MKITYILLFLSALGILFGVKPCLAGDSQLKPLMLATTTSTAETGLLDKIVDLFAKEKGIELKYVAVGTGKALEIAKNCDADVVLVHAPDAEKAFVAAGNGLDRKEVMYNDFVLVGPKNDPAKTAGKDIRAALTRIHGDKVLFVSRGDNSGTHMLEKKLLKELKIEPAASETYLESGQGMSATVRMAAEKGGYTLCDRASWKFFSANQGDKNPLTILVEGDPALLNRYSVMRVNPEKCAKTDPATAKVFLDWWFTPQAKEMISGHTKNGSTLYVYGPAPQ
- a CDS encoding HDOD domain-containing protein, which gives rise to MSRIAIDAIKPGMIAASDIQSPDGRIILPAGQKMEPWHLKLLAGLGLEAIEIEDPAADASRLEEAAEYTRDFFAFLDPDHPVILALFRHVAGAVAQDLAQGKVLPSLDERRAINVEHLSDVMPMEIAAPARLAAHETELASFPDVYFRLKEEMDSPRSSVTRITGLIGRDVNLSAKLLRLANSPFYNFSGTVETIERAVALIGMEQITTLALGVTAINYFKGIPHELVDMRSFWRHAVSCGLLAKLLASVAGVNNAERYFVEGLLHDVGRLILFKKMPYASTDALLYARENRVPMVEAERATFAYIHTDVSHPLLRHWSFPAGMCDAINHHHDPLEAENPRQAAVIHMADLFANAMEIASGNLYVLPPFEPAAWERVGIAPQRLPDLFSDFAAQAGQTLSVFA
- a CDS encoding CheR family methyltransferase, whose product is MSISLSSTSPLLLRRTAAITDEEFRELRDFIYAKCGIWVDEKRKYLFENRFGKRLNELGLKNFGDYLQLLRHAPGRDREMQIVFELVTTNETSLYRDTKQLDGFKTHILLPLLAEQRKANRLEINIWSAGCSSGEEPYTLSIMLHEELGLDLKRWKIQITGCDLSPAMVAKAKSGVYSEYSFKTTPENIKRKYFTTVKDGLKVTPAVAALTSFSVLNLNDVLAVKRIPKSHVVFCRNVIIYFDDAMKKKVVGSFYENLAPGGFLVLGHSETLHKISSAFRPKFISGAVAYQKI